From the Streptomyces sp. Sge12 genome, the window CCGAGCGCAGCCCGGTCATCACCAGGCCGCGGGCGAGCGGCAGTTCGACGCGCAGGAAGAGCTGGGGGCCGGACATGCCCATGCCCCGGGCGGCCTCCACCACCGAGCGGTCCACCTCGCGCATGCCGACGTAGGCGTTGGTCAGCAGCGGCGGAACGGCGAACAGCACGAGTGCGGCGATGGTCGGCAGGTAGCCCGCGTTGCGCAGCGGGGAGACCATGAACAGGGCCAGGACGGCGAAGACGGGGACGGCCCGGCCGATGTTGGAGATGTTGATCGCGAGGGTGCCGCCCTTGCCGAGGTGGCCGAGGAACAGGCCGATCGGCAGCGCCACCGCGCAGGCGATCGCGAGCGCGACCGCACTGACGTAGGCGTGCTCGCCGAGCCGGTGCCAGACGCCGCTCTCTCCGGCCCAGTTCGCGCCGTCGGCCAGCCAGTCCCAGGCCCCTGTGATGACGTCCACGGCTTCAGGCCCCCTTCGCCGGAGCGGGAGCAGGAGCGGGATCCTGGGCCGCGGCCCGGCCCGGATCGGTCGCACGGTCCGCGGATCGGCCGCCGGCACCGGCCCGGGTCCACGGGGTGAGCAGTCGCTGTATGCCGAGCAGCAGCAGGTCGGCGACGAGCGCGAGCAGCACGCACAGCACGGAGGCGGTGAGCACCTGGGCCTTGAAGGAGCTGTTCACGGCCGGGGCGATGAGGTTGCCGAGGCCGCCCTTGCCGACGATGGAGCCGACCGTGGTCAGTGCGACCGTCGAGACGGTGGCGATCCGTACGCCGGCGAGCAGCGCGGGCAGTGCGAGCGGCAGCTCGACCTGCCACAGCAGGCGCCCGGGGCCGTATCCCATGCCGCGCGCGGCCTCCCGTACGTCCTCGGGGACGGCTTCCAGGCCGGCCAGCACGTTGCGGACGAGGATCGTCAGCGAGTAGAGCACCAGCCCGGTGACCACCAGCGAGGCCGAGAGGCCGAAGACGGGCAGCAGCAGGGAGAACATGGCCAGCGAGGGGATCGTGTAGAGCAGGGTGGTCAGGCCCAGGACGGGCGCCGCCCAGCGGCGGCCGCGGCGGGCCAGCAGGGCGAGCGGCACGGACACGGCGATGCCGATGAGGACGGACACGCCCGTGATCCAGATGTGTTCGAGGGTGGCGTCGGTGAGTTCCTGGGAGCGGGAGGTGACGTAGTCCCAGCAGATCCAGTCGTTCGCCACGAGGCAGTTCTGCCCGGCCATGCCCCTCACCCCCCATCATTCGAACGTACGTCTTCACGATCACCCGTTACAGCGACCCTAACCCCCACGACCCACAATGGCCGGAATCCTTCGCAGTCGGGCAACACGCCCTTCACAAATCAGCGCCGCGCGTGCGGAAAGATGAGCTTGTGATCCGATTCGAGCATGTGACCAAGCGCTACCCCGACGGGACGACAGCCGTCGAGGACCTGTCCTTCGAGGTGGCGGAGGGCGAGCTCGTCACGCTCGTGGGCCCGTCCGGCTGCGGCAAGACCACCACGATGAAGATGGTCAACCGGCTGATCGACCCGACCTCCGGCCGGATCCTGCTGAACGGCGAGGACATCGCGGCCGCCGATCCGGTCGAGCTGCGCCGCCGGATCGGCTACGTCATCCAGCAGGTCGGCCTGTTCCCGCACAAGACGGTGCTGGAGAACACGGCGACCGTGCCGCAGCTGATCGGCACCCCCAAGGCGCAGGCCCGCGCCCGGGCGGCGGAACTGCTCGAACTGGTGGGCCTGGACCCGGCCGTGTACGGGGGCCGGTACCCGGAGCAGCTGTCGGGCGGGCAGCGCCAGCGCGTCGGCGTGGCCCGCGCGCTCGCCGCCGATCCGCCGGTGCTGCTGATGGACGAGCCGTTCGGCGCGGTGGACCCGGTGGTGCGCGAGCGGCTGCAGAACGAGTTCCTGACCCTGCAGCGGACGGTGCGCAAGACGATCCTGCTGGTCACGCACGACCTGGAGGAGGCGATCCGGCTCGGCGACCGCATCGCGGTCTACGGAACGGGCACCATCGAGCAGTTCGCCAGCCCGGCGGCGGTGCTCGGGGCGCCTGCCACCGAGTACGTGGCCTCCTTCGTCGGCGCCGACCGGGGGCTCAAGCGGCTCGCGGTGACCGCGGTCGAGGCGGCCGACCTGGCGTCCGCGGAGGGCGGGGCACCGGCCGTGTCGGTGGCGCTGGGGGCGACGCTGCGGGAGGCGCTCGCGGCCCTGCTCCAGGAGGACTCGGGGCGGATCGGCGTCACGGACCCGGACGGCGGCGCGCTGGTCGGCGTACTGACCCCGGAGGGGGTCCACCGGGCACTGCGGCGGGCCCAGTTGCAGGAGGCCTAGCCCCGAACCGGCCCCCGAACCGGCCCCGGAAACGGCTGTGACCGGCCTCGTGGGGCCGGTCACAGGTACGTCGGCGCCTGATCGGCGCGGGGCGGGTCAGGCCTCGATGCGGCTGCTCATCCACGTCAGCATCGGCGGGATCTCCCGTCGCCACGTGTTGAAGTTGTGGCCACCGCTGTCGAGGATGATGGAGGAGACCCGGTCCGGGCCCTGCACCTTCTTGATGAACTTCCGGGTGTCGCCGAGGTTCGGCTCGCCCTTCTCGCTGCTGGTGACGAGGAAGGACGTACCGGTCGGCTTCTTGTTCTCGATGCTGTGCAGCACGTCCGCGCGCTTCTTCAGCTTCTCGTCCCCGTGGAACAGGTCACCGGTCGTCGGGTCGTCCGGGGCGTCGTAGTACGCGGACAGACCGGCGGCGGCACCGAAGGTCTCCGGGTAGTGCGCGGCGATCTTCAGGGCGCAGTAACCGCCCGTGGAGTTGCCGATGAAGCCCATGTTCTGGGGCTTCTTGCCGACCCGGAAGGTGTCCTTGATGGCCTGCGGGAGGTCCTCGCCGAAGAAGGTCTCGGTCTGCGGTCCGCCGGGTATATCGACGCACTCGGTGTCACGCGGCGGCGCGATGGTCGGGCGCAGCATGACCAGGATCATCGGCTTCATCTTGCCCGACTTGGACAGGCTGAAGGCCTTCATCGGGTAGTCGAGCCCTTTGATCAGGTTCTCGGCGGTGCCCGGGTAGCCGGTCAGCACGATGGACGCGGGGAAGTTCTGGTCCTTGTGCTGCGGCTGGAAGTACTCCGGCGGGAGCCAGACGTAGCCGGGGCTCGTTATCTTCGACTTCTGCCCGGTTATGGCAACCTTCAGGATCTGACCACCGACCTGGGGCTTGGCGCCGCCGGGTACGTCCAGCTTCTGCTTGTCGACGACCTTGATGTCCTTGCTGCTCATCGAGTGGTCGACGACCTTGCCCATGGACGTCTCCTGACCGAGCAGGTCGGCCCAGGAACCGTAGAAGAGGAACGACTTGTTAGCCGCGAGCCCCACAGCCGAGAACAGCGCCAGCTGGGTCGCCAGCAGCAGCCCGATGCGGCCGGCGAACGCGCGCCAGGTGCGGCCCGAGAGCTTCGGCCAGAACCAGACCGTGGCCGCGAAGAGCAGCACACCGGCGAGGATGGCCAGCGCCAGAACCGTATTACTGGTGAGACCCATGAGCAGTCAGTCGACTTTCTGGTGGCAGGACTGTTTTTTTCCGACGAAAGAGTGAACCCGCTCCTCGTCGATGTCGTCCTAAGGGACGCACCACACACCGGAGGCTGTCGCGGCCTTCGGCCACATGATCTCTCGCGGAGCAACGGGAAGCGATGTCTAGCAGGATAGATGGCGATAAGTCGGGACAGGTTCCGAGCAGGGTCCGCCGAATCCTCCGAGGTCCACAGCCGGAGTCGGTGCCCGGCCTGGTAGGTACGGCCGTCATGATCGTCGGCCTTCTGGACATCGCGGCAGGGGTGTTCCCGCGTTTCCGGCACAGCCGGATCCACGCGGTGGCCGAGGTGCTGCCGGTCTTCGGACCGTTCGCGGCGGCCCTGGCCATCAGCGCGGGCGTACTGCTCCTGCTGCTCGCGCACGGCCTCAAGCGCCGCAAGCGCCGGGCCTGGCGGGCGGCGGTCGTACTGCTGCCGGCCGGCGCCGTGGCGCAGTTCCTCTACCGGCACTCGATCCCCGGAGTGGTCATCGCGGCGGTGCTCTTCGCGCTGCTGCTGCGCCACCAGGGTGAATTCAAGGCGCTGCCCGACCCGCGCAGCCGCTGGAAGGCGCTCGCGAACTTCGTGCTGATGAGCGCGGGCTCGATCGGGCTCGGCCTGCTCATCGTCAACGTCCACCCGAACAAGGTCGTCGGCAACCCGGGCCTGTACGAGCAGATCACGCACGTCGTCTACGGCCTCTTCGGCTTCGAGGGCCCCGTCGACTACGCCGGCCAGGTCTCCTGGACCGTCGGCTACTCCCTCGGCGCGCTCGGCATGCTGACCGCCCTCACCACGATGTACCTGGCCTTCCGCCCCGAGCACCCGGCCGCCCGGCTCACCGCCGACGACGAGGGCAAGCTGCGCGAGCTGCTCGCCAAGCACGGCGGCCGCGACTCGCTCGGCCACTTCGCGCTCCGCCGCGACAAGGCCGTCGTCTTCTCCCCCAGCGGCAAGGCCGCCGTCACCTACCGCGTCGTCTCCGGTGTGATGCTCGCCTCCGGCGACCCCATCGGCGACGTCGAGGCCTGGCCCGGCGCGATCGAGCGGTTCATGGAGGAGGCCAAGGCCCACTCCTGGACCCCGGCCGTCATGGGCTGCAGCGAGACCGGCGGCGAGGTCTGGACCCGCGAGACCGGTCTCGACGCCCTGGAGCTGGGTGACGAGGCGATTGTCGATGTCAAAGACTTCTCCCTCTCGGGCCGCGCCATGCGCAATGTCCGCCAGATGGTGAAGCGCATCGAGCGCAACGGCTACACCACCAAGGTCCGCCGGGTCAGCGAGCTCACCGAGGCGGAGCTGGAGCAGGTGCGCGGCGCGGCCGAGGCCTGGCGCGGCACCGACACCGAGCGCGGCTTCTCCATGGCGCTGGGCCGGGTCGGCGACCCGGGCGACGGCGACTGCTTCATCGCCACCGCCCACCGCGTCGAGGAGGGCGACACCAGCCCCTTCGGCGACCTGAAGGCCGTCCTGCACTTCGTCCCGTGGGGCACCGACGGCATGTCGCTGGAGCTGATGCGCCGCGACCGCGCCGCCGACCCCGGCATGAACGAGCTCCTGATCGTCGCCTCCCTGGAGGCCGCCCCCGGTCTGAAGATCGAGAAGGTCTCGCTGAACTTCGCGATGTTCCGCTCGGCCCTCGCCCGCGGCGAGAAGATCGGCGCCGGACCGGTCCTGCGGATGTGGCGGGGCCTGCTGGTCTTCCTGTCCCGCTGGTTCCAGATCGAGTCGCTGTACAAGTTCAACGCGAAGTTCCGCCCCCGCTGGGAGCCCCGCTTCGTGGTCTTCCGCACCACCCGTGACCTGCCCCGCATCGGCTTCGCCGCGATGCAGGCCGAGGGCTTCGTGACGCT encodes:
- a CDS encoding ABC transporter permease, with protein sequence MDVITGAWDWLADGANWAGESGVWHRLGEHAYVSAVALAIACAVALPIGLFLGHLGKGGTLAINISNIGRAVPVFAVLALFMVSPLRNAGYLPTIAALVLFAVPPLLTNAYVGMREVDRSVVEAARGMGMSGPQLFLRVELPLARGLVMTGLRSGAVQVIATATIAAMVGQGGLGRIITAGFNTYNTPQVVAGALLVAALALLVEGALVAADRLLPGTAASR
- a CDS encoding ABC transporter ATP-binding protein, translated to MIRFEHVTKRYPDGTTAVEDLSFEVAEGELVTLVGPSGCGKTTTMKMVNRLIDPTSGRILLNGEDIAAADPVELRRRIGYVIQQVGLFPHKTVLENTATVPQLIGTPKAQARARAAELLELVGLDPAVYGGRYPEQLSGGQRQRVGVARALAADPPVLLMDEPFGAVDPVVRERLQNEFLTLQRTVRKTILLVTHDLEEAIRLGDRIAVYGTGTIEQFASPAAVLGAPATEYVASFVGADRGLKRLAVTAVEAADLASAEGGAPAVSVALGATLREALAALLQEDSGRIGVTDPDGGALVGVLTPEGVHRALRRAQLQEA
- a CDS encoding ABC transporter permease yields the protein MAGQNCLVANDWICWDYVTSRSQELTDATLEHIWITGVSVLIGIAVSVPLALLARRGRRWAAPVLGLTTLLYTIPSLAMFSLLLPVFGLSASLVVTGLVLYSLTILVRNVLAGLEAVPEDVREAARGMGYGPGRLLWQVELPLALPALLAGVRIATVSTVALTTVGSIVGKGGLGNLIAPAVNSSFKAQVLTASVLCVLLALVADLLLLGIQRLLTPWTRAGAGGRSADRATDPGRAAAQDPAPAPAPAKGA
- a CDS encoding alpha/beta hydrolase, which gives rise to MGLTSNTVLALAILAGVLLFAATVWFWPKLSGRTWRAFAGRIGLLLATQLALFSAVGLAANKSFLFYGSWADLLGQETSMGKVVDHSMSSKDIKVVDKQKLDVPGGAKPQVGGQILKVAITGQKSKITSPGYVWLPPEYFQPQHKDQNFPASIVLTGYPGTAENLIKGLDYPMKAFSLSKSGKMKPMILVMLRPTIAPPRDTECVDIPGGPQTETFFGEDLPQAIKDTFRVGKKPQNMGFIGNSTGGYCALKIAAHYPETFGAAAGLSAYYDAPDDPTTGDLFHGDEKLKKRADVLHSIENKKPTGTSFLVTSSEKGEPNLGDTRKFIKKVQGPDRVSSIILDSGGHNFNTWRREIPPMLTWMSSRIEA
- a CDS encoding phosphatidylglycerol lysyltransferase domain-containing protein produces the protein MSSRIDGDKSGQVPSRVRRILRGPQPESVPGLVGTAVMIVGLLDIAAGVFPRFRHSRIHAVAEVLPVFGPFAAALAISAGVLLLLLAHGLKRRKRRAWRAAVVLLPAGAVAQFLYRHSIPGVVIAAVLFALLLRHQGEFKALPDPRSRWKALANFVLMSAGSIGLGLLIVNVHPNKVVGNPGLYEQITHVVYGLFGFEGPVDYAGQVSWTVGYSLGALGMLTALTTMYLAFRPEHPAARLTADDEGKLRELLAKHGGRDSLGHFALRRDKAVVFSPSGKAAVTYRVVSGVMLASGDPIGDVEAWPGAIERFMEEAKAHSWTPAVMGCSETGGEVWTRETGLDALELGDEAIVDVKDFSLSGRAMRNVRQMVKRIERNGYTTKVRRVSELTEAELEQVRGAAEAWRGTDTERGFSMALGRVGDPGDGDCFIATAHRVEEGDTSPFGDLKAVLHFVPWGTDGMSLELMRRDRAADPGMNELLIVASLEAAPGLKIEKVSLNFAMFRSALARGEKIGAGPVLRMWRGLLVFLSRWFQIESLYKFNAKFRPRWEPRFVVFRTTRDLPRIGFAAMQAEGFVTLALPRLFASRRRPKPVRTCTHNHMTTVPKQAEREVQAA